In a single window of the Arachis hypogaea cultivar Tifrunner chromosome 6, arahy.Tifrunner.gnm2.J5K5, whole genome shotgun sequence genome:
- the LOC112805678 gene encoding uncharacterized protein yields MVNKEWRSLGELQFTKKLKALTGPLGRWHKANFSEMDKKITKFEEKIKRIDDMVSGGVYDGTMEARRKVMVTCCERWYVRKAIHWKQMSQSRHAKDMDKNTRYFHNIASARRRNNRIATLVTNGRLVRNPARIKSGQEHSPVVGFRDGLVVKIEEEDVVALEVLPSAEEIKESVWDCESSKAPGCDGYN; encoded by the coding sequence ATGGTCAACAAGGAATGGAGAAGCTTGGGGGAGTTACAGTTCACAAAGAAATTAAAGGCTCTGACAGGTCCGCTGGGGAGATGGCATAAGGCCAATTTTAGTGAGATGGACAAGAAAATTACAAAGTTTGAGGAAAAAATAAAGAGGATTGATGATATGGTCAGTGGTGGGGTGTATGATGGAACGATGGAGGCTAGAAGAAAGGTGATGGTTACTTGTTGCGAGAGATGGTATGTGAGAAAAGCGATACATTGGAAACAGATGTCTCAATCTCGGCACGCGAAGGATATGGACAAAAATACAAGATACTTCCACAATATAGCTTCAGCAAGAAGGCGGAACAATAGGATTGCTACACTAGTAACCAATGGCAGACTGGTCAGAAATCCAGCTAGAATAAAGAGTGGTCAGGAACACTCTCCTGTTGTGGGGTTCAGAGATGGTCTGGTGGTCaagatagaagaagaggatgTTGTGGCTCTTGAAGTGCTACCTTCGGCTGAGGAGATCAAAGAGTCTGTGTGGGACTGTGAGTCATCTAAGGCACCAGGTTGTGACGGGTACAACTGA